Sequence from the Nasonia vitripennis strain AsymCx chromosome 5, Nvit_psr_1.1, whole genome shotgun sequence genome:
TATGAACTGGGCAATGGAACTGATATCCTGGTGGGCCGGTGGTGATCCGCTCGCCTGGTCGGCCTTCGACCTCGTCAATGCCCTTCAAGGTGTCCTTGTGTTTGGCCTCTTCGTACTTCGCAAGCCTGTGAGGAACATCGTTTGGTGCAGGATACAGAAACTGCGGGGTATCGAGACGACCGAGCCTGAACTGGGCAGTATGGCGTTGTATCTACTGCCCGTCATCAACGGCGGGGATACCCTGCCTCGTGAGCGTATCAGCTGATGACGAAGAAACGCGAACTCTGACGATTTTCCCGATAACGACGCTGATGGTGTTACATGCGTGGAATGACATTGATCGTATGCGATCGACAGcttatttgtttgtttgttcgAGCGGCGTGTACGAACGAGAGCGACGAACGAATAGTTTGacaaatttacatttttttagtaaGAATGCTTGTTAAATCAACGAACTGTCTTTGTACACAAATGTATGTTGAATGTCTAAATAAGTCGCAAGTTAAATTTTGTCGTACTGCAATGTTGCTATGATAAAATACCTGCAAGTGTTCCACAAAGATAACAAACAAAGAACTGAAGCAGTCTATTGAAATGTAATGTTTCTTCGAAGATGCTTGAACGATAAACGTTTATGGCGACACGATCGATTAAGAGTTCGAATAAGCTTTTTAacacaattaatttttctttcgaaaATATAATTGAACTGAATATTCCATTAATCGCTATGTTCAAAGTTTTATTCGTTAGAAAAGAAATCGAAGATAATCATTTATTGTTCTAGCACCTTCCgctatttataataatttattttgtacttTCATTCATAAATATACGCCCGAAAATCTTTCGTCCCCTAGATTAATGGAGAATTAAAAACGAACGTGAAAAACGACGAAAATACTACTCTCCATTCGCGCTTATGTCGCACACCTATGTACTTTGTTCATCAGTTGTACTAGTCATAccctataaaaataaaagaaatataattATCTAAATTTGTTCCGTAAGCGGTCAAACAACGCACAACTTGGCGCGTatctttatataatatatactacTATTATGTATAAGCTCTGAATAATAAGACCGAGTGCCAGAAAAGTTGCACTCGTCAAAACCAGGTACCAAAAATAACGTTAAACGCATTTAACGCACAAAACTGCGAGGCTTCCAATTTTTCCCATTCGACCTCTTTTCTCCCCACTTCACTCGCATTAATACACTCATCACTCGctcattcattttttaagaATCGCGTGCAGAAGCGTTCCGAGCAAACTGCCAAGCGAGAAACCCGTGAGCTACTTTTCTATAGGAAATCCGTGTAATCGACAGACTGGTAACTATCGTAGAGGCAATATCTTCTTTGTTTGTCAAGTTTGTCGCCGATGTCCGGGAAAAGGCGGACTCATCCCCAGGATTCCCATAACGTCCCCGCGCTGAGCTATGTAAACTAGGCGATACATTCCAGGCGAGCGGACAGCGGTATCGCTGAAGTAGATTCTTTCCGAAGCTGCATGAGGCTCTGTTACTGGTTCGAATTTCCCTGAAATTTTTGTATGCATTAGCAGTGTAAAAGCTTTCCagcattttataataaaatgtgaaatCAAAAACTAATTGTATTTCCTTTTCAACACCTCAGTACCTAAAAGTATTTGTAATAAGTATTCTTGCACAATGTGTTCAAATTCCTTTAAGCTAACAATATATTACCCAACGATCTATAATTTAGTCTTGTCATAGTTAGAACAAAAACTTTCTGCCGAACAATATTATCAACGTTGTAAATGCAGCGAAATTTCTCATTTGGTTTCAGAGTAATGTATAACATCGCGATAATTCTACTACAATCATATTTGAACAAGTTCAACACGAGCAACATTTTTTCAAGTTATATAAAATTCTAAGGTATCATTAACTAATTTGAATATAAGCTTAAACATGTTTACCTCGCCCGATGTATTCGTAAACAAGATATTCATCTAAACTAGAAAAGCCTTCATGGTACAGTCCAATCCAGTCCCCACTGCAGGATTTTCCATTACCCAAAAATTTATAGGAAACGGCATTCTCTTCGTCTATGTACCATACATTTATTGGATTAAATTCAATTCCATTATCTGGTATAGCAGGTCTTATCACAATGTCAAACTCCGCGCTCACAGGTTTATGGTCAGATTGCACATAGCTTGGATAACTTTTATAACTATATTGTACAGCCTTTAAACTTACGTCTTCATAGACGTCTGTATTTACTTTATACAAAATTCTATCTGTCCATGAAGGTCTACgtctaaaataataaaagaaagtgATTATAGAagtgttttataaaatataatgaaatagAGATATTTGCAAGCATTTTTCTTACTTAAAATCGAATTCCTGAGAGGCAAATTCATACTTATACGTTGGGGGGAATGTGATTTTCTCTTCTGTTAGTTCAGCAAAAGCTTCACGATTCTCCATAACTGTTTTTAGCTGATCTTTTTCTAATAATACATCTAGATGATTTTTCTTAACAAGTGCATCAATGTCATGTCCAGTCAAACCTTCGGCTAATCGAAAATTGAGATCTCCAATCCAAAATAcataactgaaaattaaatcaaattcAAAGTAAATAATGTTTAGGAATTCTCACAAGCTGaagctattaaaaataacatacTCATGGTAAAGTATATTAGTTGTATCAGGCACATTATACGAATGTTCTCTGATGATAGTGTTATAATCAGCAATCCGATCAGCTAACAAGTGATCATGAGGAGTTAAGTGAGCATTTACCATACATATATTAACACCGTAAATATTAAATCTTATACTGACAGCACCTTTATTTCCCTGCAAGCAATATAAAAACATTAGAAATGAAATCTTgtatcatttattatttttgtttatatttccCTTACCCACATCCCTCCAAATCCAGTCTTTGTATATTGAGTGTCCACAGTCCTTAAGTGTGTTAGGTGCTTTCTAAGGCAAAAGACATTTAAGACAAGACCCTGCAATCGCTGAGTCCGTAGTTTCACATAGTCCAAATCTTTCAATGCTTCCCTGCAAGAAACATTCAAAAcaagttataaatatatatatatatatatataatataaatacaataaacttTCGAATCTGAATATAAGAATCCCAGCAGATTACCTAAATGATTTTGTCCATGGATCCTCAAAGAAAATATCTAAAACGATATTTTGAGGCTGCGACTTGACCTCCTGTAGACTGAATATTAAATGTTAAGAATTAATTTGACCTTCAGCCAGAGCCATACATCTTAATCATATGTCATTTACCCAATAATGTAGATATCTGCTAACTGCTTCGAGGTAGCAAAGTGACTTAACCCTAATAGCTGACTGAGATCCTGCTCAGGATATTTTGTGGCCACATTCCATGTTACAAAGTGCAGTctgtaaaacaaaaaaattattacctcTACTACTTCTTACAAGGACTTTTTGCCTGTATCATTTAAACGAGCCAAGGGAGAACAGTCACGCATGCAATGATGTTacagataattaatatttcacTTTCAAGCATCATTAAGAGGTGATAAACAAAACGGCttggatatatttttaaacttatGAAGCACAATTTgaatgataattttattatacgtTGCAGGgttcaaatgaaaaagaacaaaatttatacaaaaaaatgcaACTATTCTGACGTTCGGAAAACGATAAATTATTGAACAAGTCAATTTACTGTCATGACAACGAAAAAGCCCAACAACAATTAACGCTTTCCGTTCGTCGTCGTATAGAAAAGCAATAACAATAGACCTATTATCGCGTTTACATAATAACAATATACGCAGCAGTTATCAAAGCAATATACAATATcagcgaaaaaaataaaagtaaacagGATTAGATAAAAAACCGCAGCAGCTGCGGACTTACTTGAGTCGTCCCTCGGCGGCCGTTGCCATTTTTCTCGGACTGTAAGTATTATAACGGTGCGTTCTATCCTCGCATCGGAGAAAAAAAACCGTCGAAATTGCGAAATCAAGAGGAGACGGGTCAGAGTCGAGCGTGGAATAAAAAATGAGCCCGTAGTAGCTGACAcatattttctctctcgcgacgtGAAACTCGCGCGTAAATACCGGAGATTTCACTATACTCGTGGAAAATAACTCGCGTGTTATTGTTGCACTAGCCAAAAAGACGAATACTAATCGCGATTGTCATTGGCgccgcgggaaattcaaacgTGATTCGGAAAAAATCAAGGCAAGCGAATGacgaaataatatataaacaatgtgtgtgtgtcgagaTAAAAAAACACGCGCGAGGTTGGACGCGTACTACGCCATGTCGATGACAGCTGAGAGACTGCAGAACACcagcggagcagcagcagccgcgccaCGGCCCACGTGTGACGTCAAGGTTTTACACTCGCGGTGTAGAGCGGCGCGCGCACCTGTGGAAAACATGaactgcgcatgcgcgaacGCGCGCAATTCGAATGGCCGCTCATGTGGAAAGGAAAATCTCTCGCGTgtgaaagcgcgcgcgcgcgtttgtgGGATGGGCTTATGACCAAGAAACACACTTTGCGTTGTTGAGAAGCCGATCGAATTAGCATGCCGATTTCTTTACGGGAAATCGCCGGGCTTTTCTTTTCGCGGACCGCATGCAAATTGTTCAATGATCATGTCTCGGTAGTTCCGCTGCGGCTCGAAAACTGTCGGCCGGAAGAGCTAAATTTGTTTTGCGCGCCGAGGCATTAGAAATTTCAGCGCTCGATGCTCGTTGATATTGGAAAGCAGAACAGAGATTTATGAGCGCAGTGTCATAATAGAGTAAATCAAATTTTCGCTACATTAAGTTTGATGCGTTAATTGGAAAATAATTCGGTGTACATGATTTATCGCTGTAACGTCGACGAGTAATTGCATATGACTGTACTTGTGCGTCGACTGGAGAAAATTGTTGGAGCATGTAATTCTTTcacatttttattatgtagAAGTACACATTTCATTGTATAAAACTTGAATCGTACGCGTCGACTTATATGATTGTAGGATGAAACATTATGCTTATATAGATGTATATTACACGCGTGTATGAGAGAGTACTATTTACAATCGTAAGTGTAAGGACTATGAGTAAATTCTTAATTAAAGTAATGCGCGCATATCGGCTACTGCAGTCAGTACATCATTCCCGGGTGAGCTCTCTGGAAGAATACGTTAGGATTTGCAGAGAGGGTTGTGTACAGGTTCCCTGTGTCTTCTGGCCTTAGATACATTCCTGGCGGCAGGACGAATGTCTCCATTGGTCCGTGAATATCTGAAACAGaagatttttcttaattaaaaaacaatttataattcaaGCGGCGTATCTCATTTCAAACCGCCGCCAAAACCTAATTGGCTCCGTATCTTTTTGCTCATCAGTTCGAttaaatgcagaaaaaagctATTATCCCGAAATATCTTACCGAgaaggaaaagagagaaagaaagacaaAACAAGCCAACGAGCTTCTATATATATCGAGTCTACGCGAAATAAGAGCCCATAGCGAATCGCAGGGGGTCGTCAGAGGGCCCCCTGCTATGTCCAGCGACGCGCTACGTGTTTTTCCACCGTCCGCTGCTTGACGCGTTGCCGTTAATAATGAGCATTACGGTAAAAGCCATCGCATTATATGACGGACGCCCTCACGcacttattctctctctctctctctctctctctctctctctctctctctctctctctctctgtacccGTAGGTTCAACACTATCGCGTGTTCATATCGCCGAGACGACCGTTCTCCGCTtcggtctttctctctctctctctctctctctctctctctctctctctctctctctctctctctctctctttctctgtgttTACGCAGGAATCCGCTCGAGTTCAAGACGACAGGAGATGCTTTACGAACACGCCGTAGGTGAAAGTGTGCATGAGtgtgtataatgtataaacGGGGAAGCTGCTATACCGATGATTTCGTGAATGACGAGGCGAGATCTCGTTATTATGAGTATCATTTTGGCTTTTCAGATTTCTGCCCTTTTTGCTGACTTATAGCATCTTTGCTCTCGAGACATCACTCACGCGCGAGGCCATCACTCTGTTAGTTCACACACTTTTACTTtcgtttcttatttttttcatctttcgATTTTAGAACGTCGATTTTTCCactaatatacatataaacgTAGATCGGTATAGGCCATAGTCGAAAAAGTTATGACGATTCGTAATAGTTACCTACTGAGCTCGTAAGCCTTGATATCGCAATAATAAGTGTGTTAATCAGAAGCGTATACAGCATGAATTATCCTCAagtacaaataaatttttcaacgaaTATAACTGTAACGCAAGGAGAAGGATGTATCCAAGAGCGCGTTGGTCAAGACCGGATGTAGACGCGTTAAGGACGCATGACGCGAGCCCGTGCATTATACACGTACGCCGCGTATAAAATATGGTATTCACGTTCCCCTCCGCCTATATAATTGAGAGATACGGGCCCTAAAAATATATAGAGGCTTCGATCCAGCTGTTAATTGAAACTATATCGGCGAAACGATTTTATATTATGATTCGGGAAGAAAACGAGAAATCGAATAAGAGAAGCAACTCGCCGGGGGGGAAGAAAATGCGATAAATTCGCGCGTTTTACATTCAAAGCGAATCTGCGATCAAATTACACCGGTTGGACGTACGTGACTCGCGATAATTTATTATCGCCTGGCCAGATGTTGATACGGTCAAAGTAACTAGAGAATACACATAAAATacgctacacacacacgttgGATGTAtaagcgagagatagagagccgAAAAATAGCCGGAAAAATTGCTTTACCGTAAGCTGTGGGAGAAACATTAATTACGCGCGCCTGACGTATTCATCCGATTTTTGTAAGTACAGCATACACATCGATATTACGAATTACGTTACGCAACAGTGACTACATTTCGagacagaaaaaaaagacacATCAACAACGTCTTCTTCACGCTCGATAAAAATCGAATCGACTTTTTTCGTGGATGAACGAATACATATAACGGAACTCCCTTCCGCTTTccattaattcttttttacaattcaaagagcaacGAAGTCAACGAGTTCAgactttctctctttctcttttattcCGTTGTTTGCATTAATTCTTGCGCGCGCTTTTCTTCGGCACGTGCGCGCGGGCTATAGAAAAAGATTCAGGTGAAGGTCGGCCGTGTGATGAGTGAACTTCTTGTTATTGTATTTTTCACCGCTGATACAATAGTGATTTCACGGAAGCTAGGGAGAGTGTAATCCTGATGCGTCTTTCAGTCGAATCGCCGCATATCAAACGATCGAAATCGTTTGAATATAATTTAACGTGGAGAACAGACGTTGTACATTTTTCACGCTCTGTAAGCAAGAAAGCCCAGAAATAATCAATCCAAAATAAAACCAGCATAAATCACTTTCTACTCGAAACTCGAGCAATGAATTTCACTGCTTCTGTATGTAGTACACGTTGCgcaattttgcaaaataaacAGACGAAAATTCGCCGTAAATGGCCGTTTATCCGTACCACATGCTCATCGCTTTGCAAATTTTAGTCCAAGCTAAATTGGCCTAGCTAAGGGAACAAAGTCAGTAAAAccggagaaagaaaaaaaatgcagcTAATTTGATGCACAGCAGCGAAGAGCAACGAGTGAAGCGGAAGAGAAGCTATCAGCGACTCGCGCTAAACGGCGCACATAGTTAATTGAAATACAAACtttcatcgcgcgcgagccgcaGCTAAACGATCtaagcatcatcatcatctcgcttacacacgtatacacttAAACCGATCTCTCgtcccatctctctctctcgaggagagagaaaaaaggcgaCTTCTAATCACAACTCGTTAGTTCCACCGATGAAGCTTCGTATATAGCCGCGTGTACGTGCATAGTCGAAGTGCGCTCTTCTATTATACGCATATCTCCTTTGCTATTATATA
This genomic interval carries:
- the LOC100123979 gene encoding inositol polyphosphate 5-phosphatase K isoform X1, whose translation is MATAAEGRLKLHFVTWNVATKYPEQDLSQLLGLSHFATSKQLADIYIIGLQEVKSQPQNIVLDIFFEDPWTKSFREALKDLDYVKLRTQRLQGLVLNVFCLRKHLTHLRTVDTQYTKTGFGGMWGNKGAVSIRFNIYGVNICMVNAHLTPHDHLLADRIADYNTIIREHSYNVPDTTNILYHDYVFWIGDLNFRLAEGLTGHDIDALVKKNHLDVLLEKDQLKTVMENREAFAELTEEKITFPPTYKYEFASQEFDFKRRPSWTDRILYKVNTDVYEDVSLKAVQYSYKSYPSYVQSDHKPVSAEFDIVIRPAIPDNGIEFNPINVWYIDEENAVSYKFLGNGKSCSGDWIGLYHEGFSSLDEYLVYEYIGRGKFEPVTEPHAASERIYFSDTAVRSPGMYRLVYIAQRGDVMGILGMSPPFPGHRRQT
- the LOC100123979 gene encoding inositol polyphosphate 5-phosphatase K isoform X2; the encoded protein is MATAAEGRLKLHFVTWNVATKYPEQDLSQLLGLSHFATSKQLADIYIIGLQEVKSQPQNIVLDIFFEDPWTKSFREALKDLDYVKLRTQRLQGLVLNVFCLRKHLTHLRTVDTQYTKTGFGGMWGNKADRIADYNTIIREHSYNVPDTTNILYHDYVFWIGDLNFRLAEGLTGHDIDALVKKNHLDVLLEKDQLKTVMENREAFAELTEEKITFPPTYKYEFASQEFDFKRRPSWTDRILYKVNTDVYEDVSLKAVQYSYKSYPSYVQSDHKPVSAEFDIVIRPAIPDNGIEFNPINVWYIDEENAVSYKFLGNGKSCSGDWIGLYHEGFSSLDEYLVYEYIGRGKFEPVTEPHAASERIYFSDTAVRSPGMYRLVYIAQRGDVMGILGMSPPFPGHRRQT